The proteins below come from a single Stutzerimonas stutzeri RCH2 genomic window:
- a CDS encoding glycosyl transferase family protein, producing MTPDYVYLLIEAVSYYLYALKWVTLVLASLMLVLGLDDLFIDLVYWGRTTWRNLGLFRRVERADESLLYSVPEKPLAIMVPAWREVGVVGAMAHLAASTLDYENYQIFVGTYPNDPETQADVDAVCMRYPNVHKVVCARPGPTSKADCLNNIIDAILRFESQAKLNFAGFILHDAEDVISPLELRLFNYLLPRKDLIQVPVYPYVKRWWNFTTGHYADEFAELHGKDVVVREALVGQVPSAGVGTCFSRRAVVALLEDGDGIAFDVQSLTEDYDIGFRLKNKGMTEIFARFSVRDERLSPLGERNIGVSKRSAGVICVREHFPETMETAIRQKARWITGIVYQGTRTLGWSSHPFLNYFLWRDRRGAISNAVGLLGSLVFVQLLLVWSVSLILPDAWHFPSVLGDSAALHVLLVVNGVLLLNRLIQRCYFAGSFYGVMQGALAAPRMLWSNWVNFFANLRALKQVLAMGDSRRVAWDKTSHEFPALVDSPRREPIGRRLLNAGAITAEQLEEALTSTRHRRIGRELLARGWINSLQLAQALAAQADLEWTPLNPFTIDAQLIEQLPARLALRYSVLPIAELDGTLVIASERELSQVSLGAMSRQLGRKIICKIAPQGRVTVGLRYWYLRHTSDSSRELIEQLASRRNEPELMEQVCRHQVLLGDVIQEVGMLSSTLMAQALIDFEPEEESLGASLVRRGLVSEAVIQSALKEQRAEQRAGFELLMEYA from the coding sequence ATGACGCCGGATTACGTCTATCTGCTGATCGAAGCTGTTTCTTATTACTTGTACGCGTTGAAATGGGTCACGCTGGTTCTGGCTTCCTTGATGCTTGTGCTGGGGTTGGATGACCTGTTCATCGACCTCGTTTACTGGGGCCGCACCACGTGGCGCAATCTCGGCCTTTTCCGCCGCGTCGAGCGAGCGGACGAGTCTCTGCTCTATTCGGTACCTGAGAAGCCGCTGGCGATCATGGTTCCCGCCTGGCGCGAGGTGGGCGTAGTTGGTGCCATGGCTCATCTGGCGGCTTCCACGCTGGATTACGAGAACTACCAGATATTCGTGGGTACTTACCCCAACGATCCCGAAACCCAGGCCGATGTGGATGCGGTGTGCATGCGCTACCCCAACGTGCACAAGGTTGTCTGCGCCCGACCTGGCCCCACCAGTAAGGCCGATTGCCTTAACAACATCATCGACGCGATATTGCGCTTTGAAAGCCAGGCCAAGCTCAATTTCGCCGGCTTTATCCTGCACGACGCAGAAGACGTCATCTCTCCGCTCGAGCTGCGTTTGTTCAATTACCTGCTACCGCGCAAGGACCTCATCCAGGTCCCGGTCTATCCATACGTCAAACGGTGGTGGAATTTCACCACTGGCCACTATGCGGACGAGTTTGCCGAACTCCATGGCAAGGATGTTGTGGTGCGTGAGGCGCTGGTCGGCCAGGTGCCGAGCGCTGGGGTGGGAACCTGCTTCAGTCGTCGGGCTGTCGTTGCGTTGCTTGAGGACGGCGACGGTATTGCCTTCGACGTACAGAGTCTGACAGAGGACTACGACATCGGTTTTCGTCTCAAGAACAAAGGGATGACCGAGATATTTGCGCGCTTCAGTGTCCGGGATGAACGCCTGTCGCCGCTGGGCGAGCGCAACATCGGCGTTAGCAAGCGATCAGCAGGCGTAATCTGTGTACGGGAACACTTTCCGGAAACCATGGAGACGGCCATACGGCAAAAAGCCCGCTGGATAACCGGTATCGTTTATCAGGGGACCCGCACGCTGGGTTGGAGCAGCCATCCTTTCCTCAATTATTTCCTGTGGCGAGACCGTCGCGGTGCGATCAGCAACGCGGTCGGCCTGCTGGGCTCGCTGGTCTTTGTGCAACTGCTGCTGGTTTGGTCTGTGAGCCTTATTTTGCCGGATGCGTGGCATTTCCCTTCGGTTTTGGGGGATAGCGCCGCCTTGCATGTGCTCCTCGTGGTCAATGGTGTACTGCTGCTCAATCGGCTGATCCAGCGTTGCTACTTCGCAGGCTCGTTCTATGGCGTTATGCAGGGCGCGCTCGCGGCGCCAAGGATGCTTTGGAGTAATTGGGTCAACTTCTTTGCCAACCTGCGAGCGCTCAAGCAGGTGCTGGCGATGGGCGACTCCCGGAGAGTCGCCTGGGACAAGACGTCCCATGAGTTTCCCGCATTGGTGGACTCGCCGCGCCGCGAGCCTATCGGTCGCCGCTTGCTCAATGCTGGCGCCATCACGGCCGAGCAGCTTGAGGAGGCATTGACATCTACCCGGCATCGGCGAATCGGCCGGGAACTGCTGGCGCGCGGATGGATTAATAGCCTGCAGCTTGCGCAGGCCCTGGCCGCACAGGCTGATCTGGAATGGACACCGCTAAACCCTTTCACTATCGACGCGCAACTCATCGAGCAGCTGCCTGCAAGATTAGCGTTGCGCTACTCGGTTCTACCGATCGCGGAGCTTGATGGAACGCTTGTCATCGCCTCCGAGCGCGAACTGAGTCAGGTGAGCCTCGGCGCCATGTCACGTCAGCTGGGCCGGAAGATCATCTGCAAGATTGCTCCCCAGGGAAGGGTGACCGTCGGGCTGCGCTACTGGTACTTGCGCCATACATCGGACAGCTCCCGTGAATTGATCGAACAGTTGGCAAGTCGTCGGAATGAACCGGAGCTCATGGAGCAAGTATGTCGACATCAAGTCCTGCTCGGTGACGTGATCCAGGAAGTAGGCATGTTGTCGAGTACGCTCATGGCTCAAGCGTTGATTGACTTCGAACCGGAGGAAGAGAGCCTAGGCGCTTCTCTTGTTCGACGCGGTTTGGTCAGCGAGGCGGTGATCCAGAGCGCTTTGAAAGAGCAGCGAGCGGAACAGCGAGCCGGGTTTGAACTGCTGATGGAGTACGCGTGA
- the wecB gene encoding non-hydrolyzing UDP-N-acetylglucosamine 2-epimerase, with the protein MSINSLIVSNEGSSRPSFRPKVMLVFGTRPEAIKMAPLARALRDAEDLELCLCVTGQHRQMLDDVLRLFALTPDHDLAVMTPGQTLNGLSAAIVSRLDPVLEAEQPDMVLVHGDTTTSFAAALAAFHRSIPVGHVEAGLRTGNLYAPWPEEANRRLTSVLAELHFAPTATSRDNLLGEGVPAARIDVTGNTVIDALLWMRKTLHESGWKPEDPALASLPERARVVLVTGHRRENFGDGFLRICRALRHLALRHPDVRFIYPVHLNPNVQEPVYRLLDGLPNLILIPPLSYQAFVYLMDRATVILTDSGGVQEEAPSLGKPVLVMRDTTERPEAVAAGTVRLVGTDEERIIEEVSRLLDDSAAYEQMQHAHNPYGDGNACAHILDRLRKRLISGCAE; encoded by the coding sequence ATGAGCATCAATTCGTTGATCGTGTCTAACGAGGGCTCCTCTCGGCCGTCCTTTCGGCCAAAAGTCATGCTGGTGTTTGGCACCAGGCCCGAAGCTATCAAAATGGCACCCCTGGCACGGGCGCTGCGTGACGCAGAAGATCTTGAGCTTTGCCTGTGCGTCACGGGACAGCATCGGCAGATGCTTGATGATGTGTTGCGCCTGTTTGCACTCACCCCAGACCATGACCTCGCGGTCATGACACCCGGGCAAACGCTTAACGGTTTGAGTGCTGCGATAGTTTCCCGGCTCGATCCTGTACTCGAGGCGGAACAGCCCGATATGGTGCTCGTGCACGGTGACACCACGACCTCGTTCGCCGCAGCGCTGGCGGCATTCCACCGCTCAATTCCAGTAGGGCATGTGGAAGCGGGACTGCGCACCGGTAATCTCTACGCGCCATGGCCGGAAGAAGCCAATCGACGCTTGACCAGCGTTCTGGCCGAGCTGCATTTCGCCCCCACCGCAACCTCCCGCGACAACCTGCTTGGTGAGGGTGTTCCCGCGGCCAGGATCGATGTCACTGGTAACACGGTCATCGATGCCTTGCTGTGGATGCGTAAAACGCTTCATGAGAGCGGCTGGAAGCCCGAAGACCCAGCACTGGCGTCCTTGCCAGAGCGCGCGCGGGTCGTCTTGGTTACCGGCCATCGGCGGGAAAATTTTGGCGACGGTTTCCTGCGCATCTGTCGTGCCCTTCGTCACCTTGCGCTGCGTCATCCAGACGTTCGCTTCATCTACCCGGTACATCTCAATCCGAACGTTCAAGAGCCGGTTTATCGACTGTTGGATGGCTTGCCCAACCTGATTCTGATCCCCCCGCTGAGTTATCAGGCGTTCGTCTATCTGATGGATCGGGCGACCGTGATCCTTACCGATTCCGGAGGGGTGCAGGAAGAAGCGCCCTCGCTTGGCAAACCGGTGTTGGTAATGCGCGACACCACCGAGCGGCCTGAGGCCGTGGCGGCTGGTACGGTGCGGCTCGTTGGTACAGACGAGGAGCGGATCATCGAAGAAGTGTCACGCCTTCTGGATGACTCGGCGGCGTACGAGCAGATGCAACACGCCCACAACCCCTATGGGGATGGCAATGCCTGCGCACATATCCTTGATCGGTTGCGGAAGCGGCTTATCTCAGGATGCGCAGAATGA